The following are encoded in a window of Limibacter armeniacum genomic DNA:
- a CDS encoding leucine-rich repeat domain-containing protein: MKTRIILFFLLLLPFFSSAQSRLITVKVLDSQTKASVSNAAITAEGMNSVVYSNYKGYFQLDVNELEKLKISHIGYLTSELQIPPQNSFTILLDRKYVNLGFLDLSRFPVPQDSVVSVPDNVNVIENSALYKDNWQSFYKELGNLIVNAEAYKDVQTPFSMSVFFTANSEGNIEDIILPENRLQKAILGEQIVKPSLLSLKDWQPASQNNMPTSQVFRLEIMTITQNDQAHTEKPKEFYRYVGKNIKYPQIALRTEIEGMLYAVFDISEDQYSISNIQVINDIKGVFEKEVIRVIGTIPPYLIKELELVGRCVLPITFCIEDCPKDEKLEHVPEGNMLNGVYITALGTQGRAPSSKPLSYLKTTSRVYNSVEEVVIKDVNCQRLILNDRELETLSPRIAQLKQLKFLDLEKNKLSELPNEICELTKLEEIYLPFNQLESLPNDFGRLRSLRVIGLAENKFSQFPITLTQLTKLEVLDLSNNTIAEIPVEIANMKNLKVLALNGTKVHSFPDEIRELKKLEQVYLIDTSLSPEEVSEIREKLDKVELILN; the protein is encoded by the coding sequence ATGAAGACTAGAATCATTTTATTTTTTCTATTACTGCTGCCATTTTTTTCAAGTGCTCAATCAAGGCTGATTACAGTTAAGGTTTTAGATAGCCAAACCAAAGCATCTGTCAGCAATGCGGCGATTACTGCAGAAGGTATGAACAGTGTGGTGTACAGCAATTATAAGGGGTATTTTCAGCTTGATGTAAATGAACTTGAAAAGTTGAAGATTTCTCATATAGGATATTTGACCAGTGAACTGCAAATACCACCACAAAATAGCTTTACTATATTGTTAGATAGAAAGTATGTAAACCTTGGGTTTTTGGATTTAAGTCGCTTTCCAGTTCCACAGGATTCGGTAGTGTCGGTACCTGATAATGTGAATGTCATCGAGAATTCAGCACTTTATAAAGACAATTGGCAATCTTTTTATAAGGAATTGGGAAACCTTATTGTGAATGCTGAAGCATATAAGGATGTGCAAACCCCGTTCAGTATGTCTGTCTTTTTTACGGCAAATTCTGAAGGAAATATTGAGGATATCATATTACCTGAGAATCGTTTGCAAAAGGCAATATTAGGGGAGCAGATAGTAAAGCCTTCTTTATTGTCACTGAAAGATTGGCAACCGGCATCTCAAAATAACATGCCTACCTCACAAGTCTTCAGATTGGAAATAATGACCATTACCCAAAATGATCAAGCGCATACTGAAAAGCCAAAAGAATTTTATCGTTATGTCGGAAAGAATATCAAGTATCCCCAAATAGCATTAAGAACGGAAATTGAGGGAATGCTTTATGCAGTTTTTGATATTAGTGAAGATCAATATAGCATTTCGAATATTCAGGTTATAAATGATATAAAAGGGGTGTTCGAAAAAGAAGTTATTCGTGTTATTGGGACTATTCCTCCTTATCTAATTAAAGAACTTGAATTGGTTGGTCGTTGTGTTTTACCTATTACTTTTTGCATAGAAGACTGTCCAAAAGATGAAAAGTTGGAGCATGTGCCTGAAGGGAATATGCTAAATGGAGTTTACATTACAGCATTAGGTACACAAGGTCGTGCTCCTTCTTCAAAACCATTGAGTTATTTGAAAACTACCTCTAGAGTGTATAATTCTGTAGAAGAGGTAGTTATAAAAGATGTGAATTGTCAAAGACTAATATTAAATGATAGAGAATTAGAAACTTTATCTCCACGTATAGCTCAACTGAAACAATTGAAATTCTTAGATCTGGAGAAGAATAAGCTTAGTGAGCTTCCAAATGAAATCTGTGAACTGACAAAACTGGAAGAAATATATCTGCCATTTAATCAATTGGAAAGTTTGCCAAATGATTTTGGAAGGTTAAGGTCATTAAGAGTAATCGGATTGGCAGAAAATAAGTTTTCTCAGTTTCCTATCACCTTAACTCAATTGACAAAGCTTGAAGTGCTAGACTTAAGTAACAATACGATTGCAGAAATACCTGTTGAAATAGCAAATATGAAAAACCTGAAGGTATTGGCATTGAATGGGACAAAGGTTCATAGCTTTCCGGATGAAATCCGAGAGTTGAAAAAACTGGAGCAAGTTTACCTGATTGATACATCACTATCACCTGAGGAGGTAAGTGAAATCCGTGAAAAGCTT
- a CDS encoding leucine-rich repeat domain-containing protein: MKKVISVLFILLPLLVNAQLRTITVRLLDRQTKEPVRNASVTLADTEQQLFSNYKGYFQVSVKGTEILTISHLGYLTSEFGVPEQNNFTVLLEQKFTDLGVLDLNQFPLTADISTILPDSLYIPENSALYKDDWPTFYRDLGSYLVSKPEYQEMQKLFELTVLFTINAEGLPEDITVVDGEVQHLIKAEEVVNFEKLVVTSLRGLGQWKPAEQNKIPTTQVFRLKISNAFSTSSYLSVTSHDFINYIGKNLRYPSSARRLRQGGKIYVAFDVSDDLTSISNIEPLKAFGNGGSFEGEARRLLNSVPKNVIESLEQGGRYLIPIGFEIGNNNGTLRSSSPKNSQKQEFQELVVRAMGVSSAPISSSPVMPVRQKTYYSLEEAITDQNVQKLSLINKNLSSLSPKIAELTELQFLDLEKNKLIELPNEITQLKELVELYVPFNQVRELPHDFDQLKSLKVLGLADNKFSEFPMVLTQLKKLEVMDLSNNPISIIPTTISEMKNLKILALNGTKVRSFPDEIRELKKLEQVYLIDTALSPEEVSEIREKLDKVELILN; this comes from the coding sequence ATGAAAAAAGTTATTAGTGTACTGTTTATTTTATTACCCCTACTTGTAAATGCTCAATTAAGAACAATCACGGTACGCTTACTGGATCGTCAAACCAAAGAGCCAGTCAGAAACGCATCTGTCACTTTAGCGGATACGGAACAACAGTTGTTCAGTAATTATAAGGGTTATTTTCAGGTGAGTGTAAAAGGAACGGAAATATTGACTATTTCTCATTTAGGCTACTTGACCAGCGAGTTTGGAGTACCAGAGCAAAATAACTTTACCGTCTTATTGGAGCAAAAGTTTACAGACTTAGGTGTGCTAGATTTGAATCAATTTCCACTAACGGCAGATATTTCCACAATTTTGCCTGACAGCTTGTATATTCCTGAAAACTCAGCTCTCTATAAAGATGATTGGCCCACGTTTTATCGAGACCTTGGGAGTTATTTAGTAAGCAAGCCGGAGTATCAAGAAATGCAAAAACTTTTTGAGTTGACAGTGCTCTTTACGATTAATGCAGAGGGATTGCCTGAAGACATTACGGTAGTTGATGGGGAGGTACAGCACTTGATCAAGGCAGAAGAAGTAGTTAATTTTGAAAAACTAGTCGTAACTTCTTTGAGAGGATTGGGACAATGGAAGCCAGCTGAGCAGAACAAGATACCTACAACACAGGTTTTCAGATTAAAAATTTCAAATGCCTTTAGTACCTCGTCGTATTTAAGTGTGACAAGTCACGATTTTATAAATTATATAGGCAAAAATCTAAGATACCCTTCATCGGCAAGAAGGTTAAGACAAGGAGGTAAAATATATGTAGCTTTTGATGTGAGTGATGACCTAACTTCAATTTCAAATATTGAACCGCTTAAAGCTTTTGGGAATGGGGGTAGCTTTGAAGGTGAAGCAAGAAGGCTACTTAACTCAGTACCAAAAAATGTGATCGAATCACTAGAACAAGGAGGACGATATTTGATCCCAATAGGGTTTGAGATAGGAAACAACAACGGAACTTTGAGAAGCAGCAGTCCTAAGAATTCCCAGAAACAAGAATTTCAGGAATTAGTAGTGAGGGCAATGGGTGTTTCATCTGCTCCAATTAGTTCCTCCCCTGTGATGCCGGTTCGGCAAAAAACTTACTATTCCTTAGAGGAAGCAATCACGGATCAAAATGTACAAAAGCTTTCGCTGATCAATAAAAATTTATCATCCTTATCTCCAAAAATTGCAGAGTTGACAGAGTTACAGTTCTTGGATTTGGAAAAAAATAAACTGATTGAACTTCCCAATGAAATTACCCAGTTAAAAGAATTGGTAGAATTGTACGTACCATTCAATCAGGTAAGGGAATTACCTCATGATTTTGATCAGCTCAAATCCTTAAAGGTACTTGGACTTGCTGATAACAAGTTCTCAGAATTTCCAATGGTTCTTACACAGCTAAAAAAATTAGAGGTTATGGACTTGAGTAATAATCCGATTTCTATTATTCCGACCACTATTTCCGAGATGAAAAACCTTAAAATATTGGCATTGAATGGTACAAAGGTTCGGAGCTTCCCGGATGAAATCCGAGAGTTGAAAAAACTGGAGCAAGTTTACTTGATTGATACAGCATTATCCCCTGAGGAGGTAAGTGAAATTCGTGAAAAACTTGATAAGGTTGAACTGATCCTGAATTAG